From the genome of Gracilibacillus salitolerans, one region includes:
- a CDS encoding GNAT family N-acetyltransferase, translating into MFVYKMDEDLSLKLIDLRDADSVFELTENSRDYLREWLPWVDSTVKVEDTKAFIQSCVKGFADNKSLTTVILYQAEIVGVAGFNSIDWSNKIASIGYWLGDKYQGNGIMTRVAKALTDYAFTELKLNKVEIRAAVDNLKSRNVPERLGFVEEGTIRSGEWIYDHFVDHVVYGILADEWVK; encoded by the coding sequence ATGTTTGTATATAAAATGGATGAGGATTTGTCTTTGAAACTTATTGACTTAAGAGACGCAGACAGCGTTTTTGAATTAACCGAGAATTCAAGAGACTATTTACGGGAATGGCTTCCTTGGGTGGATAGTACTGTTAAAGTGGAAGATACCAAAGCATTTATTCAATCATGTGTTAAAGGTTTTGCTGACAATAAGAGTCTTACCACAGTCATTTTATATCAAGCTGAGATTGTCGGAGTTGCTGGTTTTAACAGTATTGATTGGTCTAACAAGATCGCATCTATCGGCTATTGGCTAGGGGATAAGTATCAGGGGAACGGAATAATGACAAGAGTAGCTAAAGCATTAACTGACTATGCTTTTACGGAATTAAAATTAAATAAAGTGGAAATTAGAGCTGCAGTCGATAATCTAAAAAGCAGAAATGTCCCTGAAAGATTAGGGTTTGTAGAGGAAGGTACTATTAGAAGTGGTGAATGGATATATGATCATTTTGTTGACCATGTTGTTTATGGGATTTTGGCTGACGAATGGGTTAAATAG
- a CDS encoding ABC transporter ATP-binding protein: protein MIVVQGVSKSYGSTQALDDLHFQINEGNCFGLVGPNGAGKSTFMKILVGVLQRFDGDIQVFDHSLTKNRSAVKDFIGYVPQDICLEELLTAKDNLMYFGKLYGLSGEHLRKRIRTVLEQIGLSEKANQKITEFSGGMKRRLNIGCAILHEPSLIVLDEPTVGIDPQSRHSIFSLIQELKEAGSTIVYSSHYMEEVEQLCDSVGFIDKGKLVEHGTMKQVLDKHRSASIFVSAEGISKEGLSSHGVTVKKKTGFTVNCDDPLLTMGKMIEQFRNNGIHPERLELSQSRLEDIFFDLTGTQLRDNG from the coding sequence ATGATTGTTGTGCAAGGTGTTAGTAAATCATATGGTTCCACTCAAGCATTGGATGACTTGCATTTTCAAATTAATGAAGGTAATTGTTTCGGGCTTGTAGGTCCAAATGGTGCAGGAAAATCTACTTTCATGAAAATATTAGTCGGTGTACTGCAACGCTTTGATGGAGATATTCAAGTTTTTGATCATTCGTTAACAAAAAATCGATCAGCGGTAAAGGACTTTATTGGATATGTTCCACAAGATATCTGTCTGGAGGAATTATTAACAGCTAAGGATAATTTAATGTATTTTGGAAAGCTGTACGGCTTATCGGGTGAACATTTGCGTAAACGAATACGAACAGTCTTAGAGCAAATTGGATTAAGTGAGAAGGCAAATCAAAAAATAACCGAGTTCTCAGGTGGAATGAAACGTCGTCTAAATATCGGATGTGCTATACTTCATGAGCCTTCTTTGATTGTGTTAGATGAACCGACTGTGGGAATTGATCCACAATCACGGCATTCGATTTTTTCGCTTATTCAGGAGCTAAAAGAGGCGGGGAGTACGATTGTATACTCTAGTCACTATATGGAAGAAGTAGAGCAATTATGCGATAGTGTTGGGTTTATTGATAAAGGAAAACTCGTCGAACATGGAACAATGAAACAGGTGCTGGATAAACATCGTAGTGCTTCTATATTCGTTTCGGCGGAGGGAATCAGCAAAGAAGGACTGTCATCACATGGGGTGACAGTCAAGAAAAAAACTGGATTCACGGTTAATTGTGATGATCCCCTATTGACAATGGGCAAAATGATTGAGCAATTCCGTAACAATGGGATTCATCCAGAACGGTTGGAATTAAGTCAATCAAGATTGGAAGATATTTTCTTTGATTTAACAGGAACCCAATTAAGGGATAATGGATAG
- a CDS encoding ABC transporter permease produces the protein MWAITTIELKKKLQDKGLWFWTFILPIIFIIGFITIFSGVNNMEPEQLVTQIVPGYTVMFSFFIMISMVITFIKDRDSGMVARVASTPLPLNQFLIGKWLPFMIVVIIQIIVLLTFGVVVYDLPLGDPLALSVLSLTLAFISTSWGLAMSLLVNTENMGIALTQVIALGGAMLGGLWMPLELMPEYMQTIAKFFPQYWGLEGYKVILVKNGQIIDIWLPILVLLSFGVAGGLIAFFAYPRFLRQSRS, from the coding sequence ATGTGGGCGATTACTACGATCGAATTAAAAAAGAAGCTTCAGGATAAAGGTCTTTGGTTTTGGACTTTTATATTGCCGATTATTTTTATCATCGGTTTTATTACGATATTTTCTGGTGTGAACAACATGGAACCAGAGCAATTAGTTACACAAATTGTTCCGGGTTATACCGTTATGTTTTCATTCTTTATCATGATTTCGATGGTCATTACCTTTATAAAAGACCGAGATAGTGGAATGGTTGCTCGAGTCGCAAGTACCCCGTTACCATTAAATCAGTTTCTTATCGGTAAATGGCTACCATTTATGATCGTGGTTATTATTCAGATTATCGTACTATTAACATTTGGTGTAGTAGTGTATGACTTGCCTTTGGGTGATCCACTTGCTCTGAGTGTTTTATCTCTAACACTAGCCTTTATATCTACTAGCTGGGGGTTAGCGATGTCGTTATTAGTGAACACGGAAAACATGGGAATAGCTTTGACACAAGTTATTGCATTAGGTGGTGCAATGCTTGGTGGATTATGGATGCCGCTAGAACTCATGCCGGAATATATGCAAACGATAGCTAAGTTCTTTCCACAATATTGGGGATTGGAAGGATATAAAGTCATTTTAGTCAAAAACGGTCAAATCATTGATATCTGGTTACCAATATTGGTCTTGTTGTCGTTTGGTGTTGCTGGAGGTTTAATTGCTTTCTTTGCCTATCCACGTTTTTTACGGCAATCCAGAAGCTAG
- a CDS encoding thiolase family protein: MAKRPKGAIIGIGELQPVRYSEGKTTLGLIAESVQLALADAGITKDEIDGLLVGPQVGETPQHVPATVSEYLGISPTMSNTVDLGGATGAGMVWRAAAAIEAGMCETVVCVLANKNEKGQVPRSPNRNPIREFDVPFGASGANTSYALLKREHMEVYGSKQEDFARIAYWSRKNAQKNPKAIFYDKPVELEDILQSPMISDPLRLLEIVMPCAGGAAVIVTSEEKAKQTKNNAVYLKGAGEKITHRAVSQAPTVDQLPFAYSIPHALKQAEIDGKDLDLLSLYDCYTSVVAVQLESIGICKPGEFGDFVRSHTFGHDGDYPLNTHGGQLGFGQADLAGGMSHVIEAVVQLRGEGEERQIPDAKYALVTGNGATLSETTALVLGGEQ; encoded by the coding sequence ATGGCGAAACGACCGAAAGGAGCGATTATCGGTATCGGTGAACTACAGCCAGTACGTTACTCTGAAGGGAAAACGACGTTAGGCTTAATTGCGGAATCTGTACAACTTGCATTAGCAGATGCCGGAATAACAAAAGATGAAATAGATGGATTGTTAGTAGGTCCCCAAGTCGGTGAAACTCCACAACACGTACCTGCAACGGTGTCAGAGTATTTAGGTATTTCACCGACCATGTCCAATACTGTTGATCTTGGTGGGGCGACAGGTGCAGGGATGGTTTGGCGTGCAGCTGCCGCCATTGAAGCAGGAATGTGTGAAACGGTTGTCTGTGTATTAGCGAACAAAAACGAAAAAGGACAGGTTCCACGTTCACCAAACCGTAATCCGATTCGTGAATTTGATGTTCCGTTTGGTGCTTCAGGAGCGAATACCTCTTATGCATTGTTAAAAAGAGAGCACATGGAAGTGTATGGTTCCAAACAAGAGGATTTTGCCAGGATCGCCTATTGGTCCAGAAAAAATGCACAAAAAAACCCGAAAGCGATCTTTTATGATAAACCAGTTGAGTTAGAAGATATTTTGCAATCACCAATGATCTCTGATCCTCTAAGACTTTTAGAAATTGTCATGCCGTGCGCGGGTGGGGCAGCGGTGATCGTCACTTCAGAAGAAAAAGCGAAGCAAACTAAAAACAATGCTGTCTACTTGAAAGGAGCAGGGGAAAAAATTACGCATCGTGCGGTTAGTCAAGCCCCAACTGTTGATCAGTTACCTTTTGCATATTCCATCCCACATGCATTAAAACAGGCGGAAATAGACGGTAAGGATTTAGATTTACTGTCCCTTTACGATTGTTATACAAGTGTTGTAGCGGTACAGCTGGAAAGCATCGGAATATGTAAGCCAGGAGAATTCGGTGATTTTGTCAGAAGCCATACTTTTGGTCATGATGGCGATTATCCATTGAATACACATGGCGGCCAATTAGGATTTGGACAAGCCGATTTAGCTGGAGGGATGTCGCATGTAATTGAAGCAGTTGTGCAATTACGCGGCGAAGGAGAAGAACGACAAATTCCCGATGCTAAATATGCCCTCGTTACAGGAAATGGAGCGACGTTAAGTGAAACAACTGCTTTAGTATTAGGAGGAGAACAATGA
- a CDS encoding acetoacetate--CoA ligase, with the protein MNTQPLEKKSHILWEPTDKDIERSHLKAFAKTVNQPLFPYERLHRWSITNIGDFWSGVWDYADIIGEKGETIYVPADSMADAVFFPDAKLNFAENLLKGKDAQVAAYQADETGVTAQITFQELRKQVAKAQYGLQQLGVKKGDRVAGITTNNIEGLVALLAATSLGAVWTSCSPDFGAKGIIDRIGQVQPKILIANLKYQYKQKPFDISDKVHETVGQIGSIQHVITIAGELPDAITWHSFLENDVEIPQFERIGFREPLYILYTSGTTGLPKAIVHSVGGTLLQHVKEHQLHCDVHEEDVLFWYTNTAWMMYPWVVSGLASNASVLLYDGSPVLPDTPMHLWNIAEEIGVTHFGTSPKYLDSLMKAEVVLKDHYSLASLKSILSCGAPLVAEQYDWVYETIKEDLYLASISGGTEIIGCFVMGSPVHPVIRGEISCKALGMAMEVFDDRDAPVYGQKGDLVCTQAFPSMPLTFYGEDGDERYRNNYFAERPGIWTHGDFAEQTIDQSFVIYGRADTVLNPGGVRIGTAEIYSVVEQIEEVKDSIVFGLPCENDEEIVLCVVTDQLSKELAKHIRQQIRKKASPRHVPRRIYQVNDIPYTVNGKKVEGAAKTEAIGKEVKNKASISNPECLQEWTDIKEKECY; encoded by the coding sequence ATGAATACTCAACCATTAGAGAAAAAAAGTCATATATTATGGGAACCAACGGACAAAGATATCGAACGATCCCATCTTAAAGCTTTTGCAAAAACAGTGAATCAACCCCTTTTTCCTTATGAAAGATTACATCGTTGGTCAATTACTAATATAGGAGATTTCTGGTCAGGAGTTTGGGACTATGCTGATATCATCGGAGAAAAAGGAGAAACAATCTATGTTCCTGCAGACTCCATGGCTGATGCTGTCTTTTTCCCTGATGCTAAATTAAACTTTGCGGAGAATCTCTTAAAAGGTAAAGATGCTCAAGTTGCTGCCTATCAAGCGGATGAAACAGGTGTCACGGCTCAGATTACCTTTCAAGAATTGCGGAAACAAGTAGCAAAAGCACAGTACGGCTTACAACAGCTTGGGGTAAAAAAGGGGGATCGTGTAGCAGGTATTACTACCAATAATATTGAAGGGTTGGTCGCTTTACTTGCTGCAACATCACTTGGTGCGGTGTGGACTTCTTGTTCACCGGACTTCGGTGCTAAAGGAATCATTGATCGGATTGGTCAAGTACAGCCGAAAATACTGATTGCCAATCTTAAGTACCAGTATAAGCAGAAACCTTTTGATATTTCGGACAAAGTACATGAAACGGTCGGGCAGATTGGAAGTATTCAGCACGTTATTACGATTGCGGGAGAACTGCCGGATGCAATCACATGGCATTCTTTCCTAGAAAATGATGTGGAGATACCTCAATTTGAAAGAATCGGTTTTCGCGAACCTCTCTATATTCTATATACATCAGGCACGACAGGACTGCCAAAGGCAATTGTTCACTCTGTAGGTGGCACGTTATTACAACATGTTAAAGAGCACCAATTGCATTGTGATGTCCACGAAGAAGATGTGTTGTTTTGGTATACCAACACAGCATGGATGATGTATCCATGGGTTGTATCTGGTTTAGCTAGTAATGCTTCGGTTTTATTATACGACGGTTCTCCAGTGTTACCAGACACACCGATGCATTTATGGAACATCGCTGAAGAAATCGGGGTTACACATTTTGGTACGAGTCCAAAATACTTAGATTCGTTAATGAAAGCAGAGGTTGTATTGAAAGATCACTATTCATTAGCTTCCTTAAAAAGTATCCTTTCCTGTGGTGCTCCACTTGTAGCAGAGCAATATGACTGGGTATACGAGACAATAAAAGAAGATCTTTATTTAGCTTCTATTTCAGGTGGTACAGAGATAATTGGATGTTTTGTGATGGGTTCACCTGTTCATCCCGTTATCCGTGGTGAGATCAGTTGTAAAGCATTAGGAATGGCGATGGAAGTTTTCGATGACCGCGATGCACCTGTCTATGGTCAAAAAGGAGATCTTGTCTGTACACAAGCCTTTCCAAGTATGCCACTAACATTTTATGGTGAGGATGGTGACGAACGTTATCGCAATAACTACTTTGCTGAACGACCTGGTATTTGGACACATGGAGATTTTGCCGAACAAACTATTGATCAATCCTTTGTTATCTATGGACGTGCAGATACTGTCCTTAATCCGGGTGGTGTGAGAATCGGGACAGCAGAGATATATAGTGTTGTAGAACAAATAGAGGAAGTTAAAGATTCGATTGTATTTGGACTGCCATGTGAGAATGATGAAGAAATTGTTTTATGTGTAGTAACCGACCAGTTATCGAAAGAATTGGCTAAACATATTCGCCAGCAAATAAGGAAAAAAGCATCACCAAGACATGTACCAAGACGTATTTATCAAGTAAACGATATACCATATACAGTCAATGGTAAGAAAGTCGAAGGTGCTGCAAAAACAGAAGCGATTGGTAAAGAAGTCAAAAATAAAGCATCTATCAGTAACCCTGAATGCCTACAAGAATGGACAGATATTAAAGAGAAGGAGTGCTACTAA
- a CDS encoding sodium:solute symporter family protein, producing MLTESNLLLWTVIILLIAYFGVVTWIGKKGRAHSKSMNGFATARGKVSPWLVGASFAASYSSANLFIGVPGLAYQHGTSVLWYTLGCFGVSWVGLLIFAKTFWRYGKKFGRVSTVPEWLGRRYNSKTLQVIVSLLILFNVYYIVGQNVGLATIFETVIGIPYFWGIIIGVTITILYIGLGGAFAQMITDGIQGLFMAVASILIFISFFWTIGGGINVFGELTNQLNAVDPNLTTFIGVDGPYNSVLAIMAVQFLLFSFILMPHLLNKILSIETEEELAPFTLSSGIVLFVISTLMVLGGLAARVIFPTLNSPDSAIPMYVIESFPSIIAAIMIVGIISAILSSTDSLYLGVTTSIGNDFYRVLAPVFKKNISQAKLESQSVKVAKGSLIVVGLLSLYISLDRPESLSILIQFSFSAIISGILAPISLGYFWKKATNYGAIAAVITGAGLYVVFTQFNVIENIYLAMFFASLASFIVMGVIGLLTATEKHEELVLKKIG from the coding sequence ATGTTGACGGAATCTAATTTACTTCTTTGGACTGTTATTATATTATTAATTGCTTATTTTGGCGTTGTAACATGGATTGGTAAGAAAGGAAGGGCCCATAGTAAATCGATGAATGGATTTGCTACGGCAAGAGGGAAGGTTAGTCCTTGGCTGGTAGGAGCCAGTTTTGCTGCTTCTTACTCTAGTGCGAATCTATTTATCGGTGTTCCAGGCTTAGCCTATCAACATGGTACATCGGTTTTATGGTATACATTAGGTTGTTTCGGTGTTTCATGGGTTGGACTTTTAATTTTCGCTAAAACGTTTTGGCGTTATGGAAAAAAATTCGGTCGAGTTTCCACCGTACCAGAATGGTTAGGACGCCGATATAATTCGAAAACGTTACAAGTTATCGTATCATTGCTGATTTTATTCAATGTGTATTATATTGTTGGACAAAATGTCGGTCTTGCTACTATTTTTGAAACGGTAATCGGGATTCCTTATTTCTGGGGGATTATTATCGGGGTAACCATTACGATTTTATATATCGGACTTGGTGGTGCCTTTGCCCAAATGATTACGGACGGTATTCAGGGATTGTTCATGGCTGTAGCTTCTATTCTTATCTTTATTTCGTTCTTTTGGACAATCGGTGGCGGTATCAATGTTTTCGGAGAATTAACGAATCAACTGAATGCGGTAGATCCTAATCTAACTACTTTTATAGGCGTTGATGGTCCATATAATAGTGTATTAGCGATTATGGCTGTTCAGTTTTTATTATTCAGTTTTATTCTAATGCCACACTTGCTAAATAAGATTTTATCGATCGAAACAGAGGAAGAGCTTGCGCCATTTACTTTATCATCCGGAATTGTTTTATTTGTGATTTCAACGTTGATGGTACTAGGTGGATTAGCGGCACGTGTAATTTTCCCAACATTAAATAGCCCGGATTCTGCCATCCCGATGTATGTGATCGAATCGTTCCCTAGTATTATTGCAGCAATTATGATTGTTGGTATTATTTCTGCGATCTTGTCTAGTACAGATAGCTTATATTTAGGTGTAACAACTAGTATCGGGAATGATTTTTATCGTGTACTTGCACCGGTATTTAAGAAGAATATTAGTCAGGCAAAATTAGAATCTCAATCTGTTAAAGTAGCAAAAGGATCGCTTATTGTAGTTGGTTTGCTGTCTTTATATATATCCTTAGACCGGCCGGAATCACTATCCATATTAATTCAATTTAGCTTTTCTGCGATTATTTCTGGTATTTTAGCACCGATATCGTTAGGATACTTTTGGAAAAAGGCAACAAATTACGGTGCAATAGCTGCGGTAATCACAGGTGCAGGCTTGTATGTCGTTTTCACTCAATTTAATGTAATAGAAAATATTTATCTTGCAATGTTCTTTGCTTCCTTAGCTTCGTTTATTGTAATGGGCGTTATAGGCTTATTAACTGCTACCGAAAAACATGAGGAATTAGTGCTAAAGAAGATCGGGTAA
- a CDS encoding Zn-ribbon domain-containing OB-fold protein, whose protein sequence is MTNISFPEPTITAVSKPFWDKIAEKQFFLQRCDDCAQWVFYPRAHCPHCFGSNLTWKEASGKGKVKSWSIVHRAGHPAWQERTPYAVGIVELAEGPTLLTHLLIGEQDLSYQLPVEISFQSLNERLLPFFQKKGD, encoded by the coding sequence ATGACGAACATATCATTTCCGGAACCAACGATTACAGCGGTAAGTAAGCCTTTTTGGGATAAGATTGCCGAGAAACAATTCTTCCTGCAGCGATGTGATGATTGTGCTCAGTGGGTTTTCTATCCCCGAGCTCATTGTCCTCACTGCTTTGGGTCGAACCTAACATGGAAAGAAGCTTCCGGCAAAGGAAAGGTAAAATCATGGAGTATTGTCCACCGAGCAGGACATCCAGCCTGGCAGGAGCGTACGCCATATGCAGTAGGAATTGTTGAATTAGCAGAAGGGCCAACTTTACTTACCCATTTGTTAATCGGCGAACAGGATTTGAGTTATCAGTTACCAGTAGAAATATCCTTTCAGTCATTAAACGAAAGACTATTACCATTTTTCCAGAAGAAAGGGGATTAA
- a CDS encoding thiolase family protein, with the protein MSIVILDGIRTPFGKWKGALSGLDAVTLASKPLKYLINKYAKIPHIDGVLLAQVIQAGQGQNPARQVAHQAGLDTSTPAITLNNVCLGGVASVIDAVRRIKLEEGSAYIVGGFDSMSNAPHVIPTRSIKGIGHQKLTDTLLHDGLWCSLSDQSMGALTEQYNHAYQIGREEQDQFAALSQQRAAAAYEQGLLQQEILPINGELADDEGIRPQTTVEKLANLKPAFIKEGTITAGNASQMTDGASLGVVTTLEQAEQLGTEPLAHIIDWAETAGPDTSLQTKPADAIQKILDKQQLKVDDIDLFEINEAFASVVIASCQALDIDYEKVNINGGAIAIGHPLGGTGFRLVLTLAHALKRRGGGKGIASLCGGGGQGIAILIEVPEEGGKR; encoded by the coding sequence ATGTCAATTGTAATTTTAGACGGGATCCGAACACCTTTTGGAAAATGGAAGGGTGCACTTTCAGGATTAGATGCTGTAACTTTGGCAAGCAAGCCATTGAAGTATTTGATCAATAAGTATGCAAAGATCCCACATATAGATGGAGTATTGTTAGCGCAAGTTATTCAGGCTGGCCAGGGGCAAAATCCTGCAAGGCAAGTTGCTCATCAGGCGGGGCTGGATACCAGCACACCAGCGATTACACTAAATAATGTATGTCTCGGGGGAGTAGCTTCGGTTATTGATGCAGTCCGCCGCATTAAATTAGAAGAAGGGTCTGCTTATATTGTTGGTGGCTTTGACTCCATGTCCAACGCACCACATGTAATCCCGACGCGCTCGATAAAAGGTATCGGACACCAAAAGCTAACCGATACGTTACTACATGATGGGTTATGGTGCTCCTTAAGTGATCAATCCATGGGTGCCTTAACTGAACAATATAATCATGCCTATCAGATTGGTCGTGAGGAGCAGGATCAATTTGCAGCTCTATCTCAACAAAGAGCGGCAGCAGCGTACGAACAAGGTCTGTTACAGCAGGAAATCCTTCCAATTAATGGAGAGCTAGCAGACGATGAAGGGATTCGGCCTCAAACAACAGTAGAAAAATTGGCGAACCTAAAACCAGCATTTATTAAAGAAGGAACGATTACAGCAGGGAATGCTTCTCAAATGACAGACGGGGCAAGCCTTGGCGTTGTCACAACATTAGAGCAAGCAGAGCAATTGGGAACAGAACCACTTGCACATATTATCGACTGGGCAGAAACTGCTGGACCGGACACAAGCTTACAGACAAAACCAGCAGATGCCATTCAAAAAATATTGGATAAACAGCAACTGAAAGTAGATGATATTGATTTATTCGAAATAAATGAAGCATTTGCTAGTGTCGTGATCGCAAGCTGTCAGGCACTGGATATTGATTATGAGAAAGTAAATATAAACGGAGGAGCTATCGCGATAGGGCATCCGCTCGGAGGTACAGGTTTCCGTTTAGTATTAACCTTGGCGCATGCTTTGAAACGACGTGGCGGAGGTAAAGGAATTGCTTCCCTATGTGGCGGTGGTGGTCAAGGAATTGCCATTCTTATTGAGGTACCAGAGGAAGGAGGAAAACGATGA
- a CDS encoding DUF3021 domain-containing protein, which yields MIAEGLKRIMIGVAVGSLITFAVTSFMIIQSIDSSIQEIWKHWLASMLIGIFYSFASIIFEREGWSLLKQTVVHSTSTFMVLFPIIILAGWLPFDPLSLLIGLVIFLISYSIMWIGLYFHYKRMARSMNECIDKKN from the coding sequence ATGATCGCTGAAGGCCTGAAAAGAATCATGATAGGTGTTGCGGTAGGAAGTCTTATAACCTTCGCGGTAACTTCTTTCATGATTATTCAATCTATCGATTCCTCGATACAGGAAATATGGAAACATTGGTTGGCGAGCATGCTGATTGGTATTTTTTATAGTTTTGCGTCTATTATATTCGAACGGGAAGGTTGGAGCCTTTTGAAACAGACAGTTGTACATTCAACTTCAACATTTATGGTTCTTTTTCCAATTATCATTCTAGCAGGCTGGCTTCCTTTTGATCCATTGTCGTTATTGATAGGTTTAGTAATATTTTTGATTAGCTATTCCATCATGTGGATAGGTTTGTATTTCCATTATAAAAGAATGGCAAGGTCAATGAATGAATGTATAGATAAAAAAAATTAA
- a CDS encoding LytTR family DNA-binding domain-containing protein, with the protein MKIQIDIDPKYEECNVTIHAKEWTKDIEELVQSLQKKQPKRIVSVQEDRSILLNPVEIDFVFARERKVYASVNGKCMELKMKLYEVEDMLSAAGFIRFSKSVVGNVNQIDRFELSFNGNLCVYFKSGSKEYVSRKYVHDLKAQIVEGGESHDR; encoded by the coding sequence ATGAAGATACAAATTGATATTGATCCAAAATATGAAGAGTGCAATGTTACAATTCACGCGAAGGAATGGACAAAAGACATTGAGGAACTGGTTCAATCGCTTCAAAAGAAACAACCGAAAAGAATTGTATCTGTTCAGGAAGATCGATCTATTTTATTAAATCCTGTAGAAATTGATTTTGTTTTTGCCAGAGAGCGGAAAGTGTACGCGTCCGTTAATGGCAAGTGTATGGAGTTGAAGATGAAATTGTATGAAGTAGAGGATATGCTCAGTGCGGCGGGTTTTATCCGTTTTTCTAAATCGGTTGTTGGCAATGTAAATCAAATCGATCGGTTCGAATTATCCTTTAATGGGAATCTATGTGTCTATTTTAAGTCGGGAAGTAAGGAATATGTGAGCAGAAAATATGTCCATGATTTAAAAGCACAGATTGTGGAAGGGGGCGAATCTCATGATCGCTGA
- a CDS encoding SRPBCC family protein, translated as MSNQSTITLTMSKSFEVEADKVFAAWIQPDLMKKWLFTMEMTNKVAESDAKEGGSWEIVDHREGKDYRAIGEYRVIDAPNKLVKTFRMPQFSDTEDVLTISFEPTESGCNMTFVQKIVVPHEEGWTPEDIDKACKEYHDGSKAGWEMMFEGLKQLVETGKINYPAENN; from the coding sequence ATGTCAAACCAATCAACTATAACGTTAACAATGTCGAAGTCCTTTGAGGTAGAAGCGGATAAAGTGTTCGCAGCGTGGATTCAACCGGATTTAATGAAGAAATGGCTTTTCACAATGGAAATGACGAACAAAGTGGCAGAAAGTGATGCCAAAGAAGGTGGCAGCTGGGAAATTGTTGATCACCGCGAAGGGAAGGATTATCGAGCAATCGGGGAGTACAGAGTAATTGATGCACCAAACAAATTAGTAAAGACTTTCAGAATGCCGCAGTTCAGTGATACGGAAGATGTATTAACTATTTCGTTTGAGCCAACTGAATCGGGGTGCAATATGACTTTTGTTCAGAAAATCGTTGTCCCACATGAAGAAGGATGGACGCCAGAAGATATTGATAAGGCATGTAAAGAATACCACGATGGTTCAAAAGCTGGTTGGGAAATGATGTTTGAAGGACTGAAGCAGTTAGTAGAAACAGGCAAGATTAATTATCCTGCAGAGAACAATTAA
- a CDS encoding ASCH domain-containing protein — MTNENSMPLPPKTCSIDRLVTIPDDVDKVLEGIKTATRRNGRYADIGEMLELKDKKFRIDNVYKQKLGDLTEEDANREGYESLEAYKEAILSIHPGMPWLPKMEVWVHEFSALE; from the coding sequence ATGACAAATGAAAACAGTATGCCATTACCACCGAAAACTTGCAGCATTGATCGTCTTGTTACAATTCCGGATGATGTGGATAAAGTATTAGAAGGTATTAAAACCGCAACAAGACGTAATGGCCGTTATGCAGATATTGGTGAAATGCTGGAACTAAAAGATAAAAAATTCCGAATTGATAATGTGTATAAGCAAAAACTTGGCGACTTAACGGAGGAAGACGCCAATCGAGAAGGATATGAAAGTTTAGAGGCATATAAAGAAGCAATATTATCGATCCATCCCGGTATGCCATGGCTGCCTAAAATGGAAGTATGGGTACATGAATTCAGTGCTTTAGAATAA